A stretch of the Deltaproteobacteria bacterium genome encodes the following:
- a CDS encoding septation protein SpoVG family protein: MKISEVNIQFIKPADGLIGFASIVIDDAFYLGSIGIHQKLDGTGYRLTYPTKKSPLNSRPIFHPINRAISQAIEQAIFMKLKNVMSKVYDRYDCADIA, translated from the coding sequence ATGAAAATCTCCGAAGTGAATATCCAATTCATCAAGCCCGCTGACGGGCTGATCGGTTTTGCCAGCATCGTCATTGATGACGCATTTTATCTGGGCTCCATCGGGATCCACCAGAAGCTTGATGGCACCGGTTATCGCCTGACCTATCCCACAAAGAAAAGCCCGCTGAACAGTCGCCCCATATTTCATCCGATCAACCGGGCCATCAGCCAAGCCATCGAGCAGGCGATTTTTATGAAACTGAAGAACGTAATGAGCAAAGTCTATGATCGATACGATTGTGCTGACATTGCCTGA